The following are from one region of the Actinomyces sp. oral taxon 897 genome:
- a CDS encoding excalibur calcium-binding domain-containing protein: MSAPQSVSPRRRSRLLSASSWFVALALVLTPALAGCDQASAKKTASSEATTAQTTIEVPDVVGLKGDAAVDALEKAGLTEDPTFKDVDGKESVWKKSNWSVTAQDPAAGEQVAADREITLTVTHDSAHAEASAKASASAAAAAEASASAAAAAEAAEKAAQEKAAQEAQQAEEAAQEQAQEPEEPAQPAQKPQAYYRNCAEAKAAGAAPLYQGDPGYRSALDRDHDGVACEK, translated from the coding sequence GTGTCCGCTCCCCAGTCCGTCTCACCGCGTCGCCGCAGTAGGCTGCTGTCCGCCAGTAGCTGGTTCGTCGCCCTTGCCCTCGTCCTGACGCCGGCACTTGCCGGGTGCGACCAGGCGTCGGCCAAGAAGACCGCGTCGTCGGAAGCCACCACCGCCCAGACCACGATCGAGGTGCCTGACGTCGTCGGCCTGAAGGGCGACGCCGCCGTCGACGCCCTTGAGAAGGCCGGTCTCACCGAGGACCCCACCTTCAAGGACGTTGACGGCAAGGAGTCCGTGTGGAAGAAGAGCAACTGGTCCGTGACAGCCCAGGACCCCGCGGCTGGTGAGCAGGTTGCGGCAGACCGGGAGATCACCCTGACGGTCACCCACGACTCCGCCCACGCGGAGGCGTCAGCCAAGGCCTCGGCATCTGCTGCGGCCGCTGCGGAGGCGTCAGCGTCTGCTGCGGCAGCTGCGGAGGCGGCGGAGAAGGCGGCGCAGGAGAAGGCGGCCCAGGAGGCGCAGCAGGCCGAGGAAGCAGCGCAGGAGCAGGCGCAGGAACCGGAGGAGCCAGCACAGCCTGCGCAGAAGCCGCAGGCCTACTACAGGAACTGTGCCGAGGCAAAGGCCGCAGGTGCGGCCCCGTTGTACCAGGGCGACCCAGGTTACCGTTCTGCTCTGGACCGCGACCATGACGGGGTTGCCTGCGAGAAGTGA
- a CDS encoding pentapeptide repeat-containing protein: MEGTGLKSVKEMAAIRGLRVRENNFPDMDREILGSAGRVKAVGADWSRLDLDKFSVWKSVFEGCDFSGSRIGLFGIGGGASFSEYRGCNFNGLRGAMMASGRAHFVGCSFRGAHIKGINSSTMSLVDCDFSGAVLKDCVFWGSPLRSDLKNGSTLPAVNEFRGNDFSTADLVSCSFRYGVDLDAQRLPEADYYARVRHAPTALEHGREVVKSWAGLVECRVGERILDAIEREIQTYQFDQFFDSRPYEFTDISLWQHLKKVLEQA; the protein is encoded by the coding sequence ATGGAAGGGACCGGGCTGAAGAGCGTCAAGGAGATGGCGGCGATCAGGGGCCTGAGGGTGAGGGAGAACAACTTCCCGGACATGGATCGAGAGATCCTTGGCTCCGCTGGCAGGGTAAAGGCGGTTGGCGCTGACTGGTCCCGGCTGGATCTGGACAAGTTCAGCGTGTGGAAAAGCGTCTTCGAGGGCTGTGACTTCAGTGGCTCTCGGATCGGCCTGTTCGGCATAGGCGGAGGCGCGTCCTTCTCCGAGTACCGAGGCTGTAACTTTAACGGCCTGAGGGGCGCGATGATGGCATCGGGAAGGGCCCACTTCGTGGGCTGCTCATTTCGGGGTGCGCACATTAAGGGAATTAACTCGAGCACAATGAGCCTGGTGGACTGCGATTTCTCCGGGGCAGTGCTCAAGGACTGCGTGTTCTGGGGGTCCCCACTGAGGAGCGACCTCAAGAACGGCTCGACCCTGCCTGCCGTCAACGAGTTCAGGGGCAACGACTTCTCCACTGCCGACCTGGTCTCCTGCTCCTTCCGTTACGGCGTCGATCTGGACGCGCAGAGGCTGCCGGAGGCCGACTACTACGCCCGTGTGCGTCATGCGCCTACTGCCCTTGAGCATGGTCGGGAAGTGGTGAAGTCATGGGCCGGGCTCGTCGAGTGCAGGGTCGGTGAGCGTATCCTGGACGCAATTGAGAGAGAGATACAGACATATCAGTTCGACCAGTTCTTCGACAGTCGTCCGTACGAGTTCACAGACATTAGCCTCTGGCAGCACCTTAAGAAGGTCCTCGAGCAGGCGTAA
- a CDS encoding diaminopimelate dehydrogenase, whose product MIRVAINGYGNLGRGAERAIARNDDMELVVVFTRRDPGTVATQGAPVAHVDDMPDWEGKIDVCLDCGGSATDLAEQGPAAAAFFNTVDSYDTHAKIPAYFASVDAAARKAGHLAIISTGWDPGLFSMLRVLGDAVLPDGTTTTFWGPGVSQGHSDAIRRIPGVVDARQYTLPVQETVNAVKAGDDVELTTRSMHRRDCYVVADDGADLARIEKEIVEMPNYFADYDTTVTFISAEEMAARHSGIPHGGTVIRRGETSPGVAARIGFELDLGSNPEFTGSVVVAMGRAAVRMAARGETGARTVFDVTLADLSAKDPADLRASYL is encoded by the coding sequence ATGATCAGAGTCGCAATCAACGGGTACGGCAACCTCGGGCGAGGTGCTGAGCGGGCGATCGCCCGCAACGACGACATGGAGCTCGTCGTCGTCTTCACCCGGCGTGATCCGGGCACGGTCGCCACGCAGGGGGCCCCGGTGGCCCACGTCGACGACATGCCGGACTGGGAAGGCAAGATCGACGTCTGCCTCGACTGCGGCGGATCCGCGACGGACCTGGCCGAGCAGGGCCCGGCGGCGGCCGCCTTCTTCAACACGGTCGACTCCTATGACACGCATGCCAAGATCCCGGCCTACTTCGCGTCCGTCGACGCCGCTGCCAGGAAGGCCGGCCACCTCGCCATCATCTCCACCGGGTGGGACCCGGGCCTGTTCTCCATGCTCCGGGTCCTCGGGGACGCGGTCCTGCCCGACGGCACGACGACGACCTTCTGGGGGCCGGGTGTCTCGCAGGGGCACTCGGACGCGATCCGCCGCATCCCCGGGGTGGTGGACGCGAGGCAGTACACGCTGCCGGTGCAGGAGACCGTCAACGCGGTCAAGGCCGGCGACGACGTCGAGCTGACGACCCGCTCGATGCACCGGCGTGACTGCTACGTGGTGGCCGACGACGGCGCCGATCTCGCTCGCATTGAGAAGGAGATCGTGGAGATGCCGAACTACTTCGCGGACTATGACACCACTGTGACCTTCATCTCCGCCGAGGAGATGGCCGCGAGGCACAGCGGCATCCCGCACGGGGGCACGGTGATCCGTCGCGGCGAGACCTCCCCGGGGGTCGCTGCGCGCATTGGCTTCGAGCTCGACCTGGGATCGAACCCCGAGTTCACCGGCTCCGTCGTGGTCGCAATGGGCCGGGCGGCTGTAAGGATGGCGGCACGCGGCGAGACCGGGGCGCGCACGGTCTTCGACGTGACACTGGCCGACCTGTCGGCGAAGGACCCGGCCGACCTGCGCGCGTCGTACCTCTGA
- a CDS encoding DUF6966 domain-containing protein, with amino-acid sequence MLEIRRLQFVKAPGEAERRDVAIDILRMYGGMGSFNDLVLQDGVRTPSGSNRRLNSLRNALYEAASKLATTR; translated from the coding sequence GTGCTGGAGATCCGTAGGCTCCAGTTCGTCAAGGCCCCTGGCGAGGCCGAGCGCAGGGACGTGGCGATTGACATACTGAGGATGTACGGAGGCATGGGGAGCTTCAATGACCTCGTCCTGCAGGACGGTGTGCGGACGCCGTCAGGCAGCAACCGCAGGCTGAACTCCCTGAGGAATGCCCTGTACGAGGCTGCCAGCAAGCTCGCAACGACACGGTAG
- a CDS encoding DUF4291 domain-containing protein — protein sequence MLPPVPDDIPARQVRALYDDDTITVYQAYSSSIAEPALRAGRFVPPFSRTRMTWIKPSFLWMMYRSGWATKPGQEQVLAIRLLRSGFDEALASACLSSFDPAVYPTYEAWRSAKTTSPVRVQWDPERNVRSSPLRHRSIQVGIGPRMVPSYVDDWIVDITDVTDLVSELRGSERIDLSRLPREAPYPLVAATAVRLGASSAVPTSGPGND from the coding sequence ATGCTACCCCCTGTCCCCGACGATATTCCTGCGCGCCAGGTGCGCGCGCTCTACGATGATGACACGATCACGGTCTACCAGGCGTACTCGTCCAGTATCGCTGAACCGGCCCTGCGTGCGGGTCGATTCGTGCCACCTTTTAGCCGTACCAGAATGACGTGGATCAAGCCGTCGTTCCTGTGGATGATGTACCGCAGCGGTTGGGCCACCAAACCCGGGCAGGAGCAGGTGCTCGCTATCCGCCTGCTGCGCTCAGGATTTGACGAGGCCCTGGCCAGTGCGTGCCTGAGCAGTTTCGACCCCGCCGTGTACCCCACCTACGAGGCCTGGCGCTCGGCCAAGACCACCAGCCCGGTCCGGGTCCAGTGGGATCCCGAGCGTAATGTCCGCTCCTCCCCCCTGCGGCACCGGTCGATCCAGGTGGGGATCGGCCCGCGCATGGTCCCCAGCTACGTCGATGACTGGATTGTCGATATTACTGACGTGACAGACCTGGTCAGCGAGCTGCGTGGCTCTGAGCGCATCGACCTCAGCCGCCTGCCCCGCGAGGCCCCCTACCCTCTGGTCGCTGCGACCGCCGTCCGGCTCGGCGCCTCCAGCGCGGTACCCACCTCTGGGCCCGGGAACGACTGA
- a CDS encoding sunset domain-containing protein, translated as MSHLYRSAIGTLAAVSFMWAVVPAATADDPDVGQTASPGVEAPATPDPQAGPTDAPPVPPDPPVAPALQGWHAEGGVWYYYDQGVKKTGWLFLGEARYYLNVDGSMVTGWARIGGISYYFGTDGVMQHSKWVPSGGNWLYLTDSGTVATNKWIPQGGYWYYVDANGFMATGQIQVDGAWYYFNANGTMATSAWVSQGGSWYYFGPSGAATTGWAQLGGTWYYFSSEGVMSTGWMQVRGWWYYFNANGSMTTGWAQIGGSWYYFGPSGAATTGWAQLGGTWYYFSREGVMSTGWMQVRGWWYHFDANGSMTTGWAQIGGSWYYFGTDGVMQHSRWVPSGGNWLYLNDSGAMLSSTWLPQGGAWYYFNTNGAMLTDWAKIGGVWYYFGTSGVMTTGWAQIGGSWYYFGSSGVMSTGWVYTGGNRYRFNGSGRWVSIYSGTYTCPSSHPIKGNQDSMIYHRPGQQSYNVTKAEECFAYASDAEAAGYRAAKR; from the coding sequence ATGAGCCACCTCTACCGATCCGCGATCGGGACGCTCGCAGCGGTGTCATTCATGTGGGCCGTTGTTCCCGCAGCCACGGCCGACGACCCCGACGTCGGGCAGACGGCCAGCCCCGGGGTCGAGGCACCGGCCACCCCAGACCCTCAGGCCGGACCGACGGACGCACCTCCCGTCCCCCCGGATCCGCCTGTCGCCCCCGCTCTTCAGGGATGGCACGCTGAAGGCGGGGTCTGGTACTACTACGACCAGGGCGTGAAGAAGACCGGATGGCTCTTCCTGGGAGAGGCCCGGTACTACCTTAACGTCGACGGCTCCATGGTCACGGGCTGGGCGCGTATCGGAGGAATCTCCTACTACTTCGGTACCGACGGCGTCATGCAGCACAGCAAGTGGGTCCCCTCGGGCGGGAACTGGCTCTACCTGACCGATTCAGGGACGGTGGCCACCAACAAGTGGATCCCCCAGGGAGGCTACTGGTACTACGTTGACGCAAACGGTTTCATGGCCACGGGCCAGATCCAGGTCGATGGAGCATGGTACTACTTTAACGCAAACGGAACCATGGCCACCAGCGCGTGGGTCTCGCAGGGAGGCTCCTGGTACTACTTTGGTCCCAGCGGAGCCGCGACTACGGGATGGGCGCAGCTCGGAGGCACCTGGTACTACTTCAGCAGCGAAGGGGTCATGTCCACGGGCTGGATGCAGGTAAGAGGATGGTGGTACTACTTTAACGCAAACGGATCCATGACCACAGGGTGGGCCCAGATCGGGGGATCCTGGTACTACTTTGGTCCCAGCGGAGCCGCGACTACGGGATGGGCGCAGCTCGGAGGGACCTGGTACTACTTCAGCCGTGAAGGGGTCATGTCCACGGGCTGGATGCAGGTAAGAGGATGGTGGTACCACTTTGACGCAAACGGCTCCATGACCACGGGGTGGGCCCAGATCGGAGGGTCCTGGTACTACTTCGGCACCGACGGCGTCATGCAGCACAGCAGGTGGGTCCCCTCAGGCGGGAACTGGCTCTACCTTAACGACTCAGGTGCTATGCTCAGCAGCACCTGGCTGCCCCAGGGAGGCGCCTGGTACTACTTCAACACCAATGGCGCCATGCTTACCGACTGGGCCAAGATCGGAGGGGTCTGGTACTACTTCGGCACTAGCGGGGTCATGACTACCGGCTGGGCTCAGATTGGAGGATCCTGGTACTACTTTGGCAGCAGTGGGGTCATGTCCACCGGGTGGGTGTACACCGGCGGGAACCGTTACCGCTTCAACGGGAGCGGCCGGTGGGTCAGCATCTACTCGGGCACCTACACCTGCCCCAGCTCGCACCCCATTAAGGGGAACCAGGACAGTATGATCTACCACAGGCCAGGACAGCAGTCCTACAACGTCACCAAGGCCGAGGAGTGCTTCGCCTACGCGTCGGACGCGGAGGCCGCGGGATACCGGGCCGCCAAGCGGTGA
- a CDS encoding pentapeptide repeat-containing protein, whose translation MVFSEYRGCDFSGLRGANVASGRGRFVGCSFRGARLRGFNADSMSMVDCDFTGAVVRSCVFWGAPLVMDLERDPSLPVANEFKGNDFSGADLVSCSFRRGVDLDAQKLPEADYYARVRHAPAALERGRELVASWNGLDDQESGRRALNAIARDIEVDQLDQFLDVRRCKFTDPDRWQQLKQVLEQA comes from the coding sequence ATGGTGTTCTCTGAGTACCGGGGTTGTGACTTCAGTGGGCTGCGGGGGGCGAATGTGGCTTCGGGGAGGGGTCGTTTCGTGGGGTGCTCGTTCCGTGGGGCGCGTCTCAGGGGTTTCAATGCGGATAGTATGAGCATGGTAGACTGTGACTTTACCGGGGCGGTGGTCAGGAGCTGTGTGTTCTGGGGTGCGCCGCTGGTCATGGACCTGGAGAGGGACCCGAGTCTGCCTGTTGCCAATGAGTTCAAGGGTAATGACTTCTCCGGTGCCGACCTGGTGTCGTGCTCGTTCCGTCGTGGTGTGGACCTGGACGCGCAGAAGCTCCCCGAGGCCGACTACTACGCCCGTGTCCGTCACGCGCCGGCCGCTCTTGAGCGCGGCCGGGAGCTGGTGGCATCCTGGAACGGACTCGACGACCAGGAATCTGGGCGGCGTGCTTTAAATGCAATTGCGCGAGATATTGAAGTAGATCAGCTGGACCAGTTTCTTGATGTTCGTAGGTGCAAGTTCACTGACCCTGATCGCTGGCAGCAGCTCAAGCAGGTCCTCGAGCAGGCCTAG
- a CDS encoding phospholipase D-like domain-containing protein: protein MDWNQLSTGTWVVLEYAIKIVALGVIPENRRPSSSTAWLVLIFFLPFVGLPLYLFLGSPWVQGKRYQQQVAATRTTLAYTRNLPDAPEGATPSRSLGSLLRMNRRLTGLPCVTGEVVALHSDSPSTYAAMVRAIDAATGHVHVEFYIQSWDEVTDPFYSALARAVQRGVTVRLLLDHLGSRKYPGWNQLGRRLTAAGIQWYLTMPLLPLRRRWRRPDLRNHRKILVVDGERAFIGSHNIIDPTYRLRRNIRAGRTWEDLTVEVTGSVVVEAQAVFAMDWYFESGETLDLLDAVPGAAEALRRSRVRRADPGQARTLAQVTESGLAAELGVGSGLVRGVPRHRLGGRHVLRGGYAQNGRATVDGLTGGGPRPRGRHALGNSYAIGNGYAAAGGYTTADGYTVGGRHRLKGGRHRAKGEPDRAARRDQRISGQGPRSGSVVPAPVGSGRVGPGGTGPAGTGSGRVGPASVGSATAGFAGAGPVGPGGAGPAGAGRPPAGRAPTRLAPDGRAPAGPRLANRGPADGLPAGRGSATPPRPGYLAPFHDMDDSSLSPLVVASASVTAPAPLVNGAIPQVDDSIILPELTAQILDTAPVGTPAPQPGRPDAVVNAMQLVPSGPGYPTEPNLRLFLSLIQNATRRVSITSPYFIPDEALLSAMTTAAYRGVEVELFVGQESDQFIVNHAQRSYYSALLASGVRIYRYPAPTVLHAKYMTVDGEACVIGSANMDFRSFALNYEVMLLAFGGDLDDLLRENDAHYREISTELTAAQWAREPWWNKYIDNVCRLMSSVL from the coding sequence ATGGACTGGAACCAGCTGTCGACGGGAACGTGGGTGGTGCTGGAGTACGCGATCAAGATCGTGGCCCTGGGCGTCATCCCGGAGAACCGCCGCCCTTCCAGCTCCACCGCCTGGCTCGTCCTCATCTTCTTCCTGCCGTTCGTGGGCCTGCCGCTGTACCTCTTCCTGGGCAGCCCCTGGGTCCAGGGCAAGCGCTACCAGCAGCAGGTCGCCGCCACCAGGACCACACTGGCCTACACGCGCAACCTGCCCGACGCCCCCGAGGGCGCCACCCCCAGCCGCTCCCTGGGCTCGCTGCTGCGGATGAACCGGCGCCTGACCGGCCTGCCCTGCGTCACCGGGGAGGTCGTGGCCCTGCACTCGGACTCCCCGTCCACCTACGCCGCCATGGTGCGTGCGATCGACGCCGCTACCGGCCACGTCCACGTGGAGTTCTACATCCAGAGCTGGGATGAGGTCACCGACCCCTTCTACTCGGCCCTGGCGCGCGCGGTCCAGCGGGGCGTGACCGTCCGTCTTCTCCTGGACCACCTGGGAAGCCGCAAGTACCCCGGCTGGAACCAGCTCGGGCGTCGCCTGACCGCGGCGGGTATCCAGTGGTACCTCACAATGCCGCTGCTGCCCCTGCGTCGCCGCTGGCGTCGTCCGGACCTGCGCAACCACCGCAAGATTCTTGTCGTCGACGGTGAGCGCGCCTTTATCGGCAGCCACAATATTATTGACCCCACCTACCGGCTGCGTCGCAATATCCGTGCCGGGCGCACGTGGGAGGACCTGACCGTGGAGGTCACCGGCTCGGTCGTGGTGGAGGCGCAGGCGGTCTTTGCCATGGACTGGTACTTCGAGTCCGGGGAGACCCTGGACCTGCTCGACGCCGTTCCCGGCGCCGCCGAGGCTCTCAGGAGGTCGCGGGTCAGGCGCGCGGACCCGGGTCAGGCGCGCACACTGGCACAGGTGACGGAGTCGGGGCTGGCCGCTGAGCTGGGGGTGGGGTCCGGGCTCGTCAGGGGGGTGCCCAGGCACCGGCTCGGGGGCAGGCACGTGCTCAGGGGCGGTTATGCCCAGAACGGGCGAGCGACCGTGGACGGGCTGACCGGGGGAGGGCCCCGTCCCCGAGGTCGGCACGCCCTCGGGAACAGCTACGCGATCGGGAACGGCTACGCGGCTGCTGGCGGTTACACCACCGCGGACGGCTACACGGTCGGAGGAAGGCACCGGCTCAAGGGCGGCAGGCACCGGGCCAAGGGGGAGCCCGACCGCGCGGCCAGGCGTGACCAGAGGATCTCGGGGCAGGGGCCCCGAAGCGGATCCGTTGTTCCCGCCCCGGTTGGTTCTGGCCGGGTCGGTCCTGGCGGGACTGGTCCTGCCGGGACCGGTTCTGGCCGGGTCGGTCCTGCCTCGGTTGGTTCTGCCACGGCAGGTTTTGCCGGGGCTGGTCCGGTTGGTCCTGGTGGGGCTGGTCCTGCTGGGGCAGGTAGGCCGCCTGCTGGCCGCGCACCGACCCGTCTCGCGCCGGATGGCCGCGCACCGGCTGGTCCTCGCCTCGCTAACCGGGGCCCGGCCGACGGGCTGCCTGCTGGCCGCGGCAGCGCCACGCCACCCCGGCCCGGGTACCTCGCTCCCTTCCACGACATGGACGACTCCTCGCTGAGTCCTCTCGTCGTCGCCTCCGCCTCCGTCACCGCCCCGGCGCCCTTGGTTAATGGTGCGATACCGCAGGTGGACGACTCCATAATCCTCCCTGAGCTCACCGCGCAGATTCTCGATACCGCCCCCGTGGGGACTCCCGCACCCCAGCCGGGACGTCCTGACGCCGTCGTCAACGCGATGCAGCTCGTCCCCTCCGGCCCCGGCTACCCCACGGAGCCGAACCTACGGCTGTTCCTCTCCCTTATCCAGAACGCCACCAGGCGAGTCTCTATTACCAGTCCCTACTTTATTCCTGATGAGGCGCTCCTGTCCGCCATGACCACGGCCGCCTACCGGGGGGTGGAGGTGGAGCTCTTTGTGGGACAGGAATCCGACCAGTTTATTGTCAACCACGCCCAGCGCTCCTACTACTCGGCGCTGCTCGCGTCGGGGGTTCGTATCTACCGCTACCCGGCGCCCACGGTGCTGCACGCCAAGTACATGACCGTGGACGGGGAGGCCTGCGTCATTGGCAGCGCCAATATGGACTTCCGTAGCTTTGCGCTGAACTACGAGGTCATGCTGCTGGCGTTCGGCGGAGACCTGGACGACCTCCTGCGGGAGAACGACGCCCACTACCGGGAGATCTCCACCGAGCTCACCGCGGCGCAGTGGGCGCGCGAGCCGTGGTGGAACAAGTACATTGACAATGTGTGCCGGCTCATGTCGTCGGTGCTGTGA
- the ychF gene encoding redox-regulated ATPase YchF — MALTIGIVGLPNVGKSTLFNALTRASVLAANYPFATIEPNVGVVPLPDARLGRLAEMFHSAKVVPATVSFVDIAGIVRGASEGEGLGNQFLANIREADAICVVTRAFDDPDVVHVDGVVNPASDIETIATELVLADIQTLEKAVPRLEKEVRGRKTDASVLETARAALAVLGEGTLLSAAVASGDAARAGIEPEVLRTFQLMTTKPVIYVFNMDDAGMGDEKKQAELRELVAPAEAIFLDAQFEAELVELEPDEAAEMLHDSGQEESGLDKLARVGFDTLGLQTYLTAGEKESRAWTIRKGATAPQAAGVIHTDFERGFIKAEIISFDDLMRYGSVAEARAHGRVRMEGKDYIMADGDVVEFRFNV, encoded by the coding sequence GTGGCTCTCACTATCGGAATCGTCGGACTGCCCAACGTCGGCAAGTCCACCCTGTTCAACGCCCTGACCCGCGCGAGCGTCCTCGCGGCGAACTACCCCTTCGCCACGATCGAGCCGAATGTCGGCGTCGTCCCCCTGCCTGACGCGCGACTGGGGCGCCTGGCCGAGATGTTCCACAGCGCCAAGGTGGTGCCTGCCACAGTGTCGTTCGTGGATATTGCCGGGATCGTGCGCGGGGCGAGTGAGGGCGAGGGTCTGGGAAACCAGTTCCTGGCCAATATCCGCGAGGCTGACGCCATCTGCGTGGTCACGCGCGCATTTGACGACCCCGACGTGGTCCACGTGGACGGTGTCGTCAACCCCGCCTCCGATATTGAGACTATTGCCACCGAGCTCGTTCTGGCTGACATCCAGACCCTGGAGAAGGCCGTTCCGCGCCTGGAGAAGGAGGTGCGCGGCAGGAAGACGGACGCCTCAGTGCTGGAGACGGCGCGGGCGGCGCTGGCTGTCCTGGGGGAGGGCACCCTGCTCTCCGCGGCAGTGGCCTCTGGCGACGCCGCCCGGGCCGGGATCGAGCCCGAGGTCCTGCGCACCTTCCAGCTCATGACCACCAAGCCCGTTATCTACGTGTTCAATATGGACGACGCCGGAATGGGGGACGAGAAGAAGCAGGCCGAGCTGCGCGAGCTCGTGGCACCAGCTGAGGCGATCTTCCTGGACGCCCAGTTCGAGGCCGAGCTGGTGGAGCTGGAACCTGATGAGGCTGCTGAGATGCTGCACGACAGCGGGCAGGAGGAGTCGGGGCTGGACAAGCTGGCGCGGGTCGGCTTTGACACCCTGGGCCTGCAGACCTACCTGACGGCGGGGGAGAAGGAGTCGCGTGCCTGGACCATCCGCAAGGGGGCGACGGCGCCGCAGGCCGCCGGGGTCATCCACACCGACTTTGAGCGCGGCTTTATTAAGGCCGAGATCATCTCCTTCGACGACCTCATGAGGTACGGCTCCGTGGCCGAGGCCCGCGCCCACGGCCGGGTGCGAATGGAGGGAAAGGACTACATTATGGCCGACGGAGACGTGGTCGAGTTCCGCTTTAATGTGTGA